Proteins encoded together in one Impatiens glandulifera chromosome 1, dImpGla2.1, whole genome shotgun sequence window:
- the LOC124910022 gene encoding peamaclein-like: MAMIITSCRFLVISLIIASSLLIDQTAILVLADVDVDDHAFCDPKCEVRCSKAGRMDRCLEYCGICCRDCHCVPSGTFGNKDECPCYRDKKNSKGQPKCP, from the exons ATGGCCATGATCATCACAAGCTGCAGGTTTCTTGTAATTTCACTGATCATCGCCTCATCACTCCTCATCGATCAAACCGCGATACTAGTACTGGCTGATGTCGACG TCGATGATCATGCATTTTGCGACCCGAAGTGTGAAGTGAGGTGCTCGAAAGCAGGGAGGATGGATAGGTGTCTTGAGTACTGTGGCATATGCTGTAGAGATTGCCATTGTGTTCCTTCAGGAACCTTTGGTAATAAGGATGAGTGCCCTTGTTATAGGGACAAGAAGAACTCCAAGGGACAGCCCAAGTGCCCTTAA